In Rhodococcus rhodochrous, a single genomic region encodes these proteins:
- the mftF gene encoding mycofactocin biosynthesis glycosyltransferase MftF (Members of this protein family, MftF, are glycosyltransferases, members of PF00535 (glycosyl transferase family 2). The encoding gene is found as part of the mycofactocin cassette, in Mycobacterium tuberculosis, many other Actinobacteria, and occasional members of other lineages. Mycofactocin itself, a putative redox carrier, is a heavily modified derivative of the C-terminal Val-Tyr dipeptide of the mycofactocin precursor MftA (TIGR03969).) — translation MSRAITPQATSPEAAQPRATRLPDGFGVRIDARVRSFAGGRVLVGGSPTRILKLAPAAAAMIDEDFVEVVDAQSAAVARRLLDSGIGNPRPTKLPPSSAVTVVVPVKDNPSGLARLLAAVEGHEVVVVDDGSEKPVEAPERGRVRVIRHETSRGPAAARNTGLQQVTTEFVAFLDSDVVPQLGWLERSLGHFTDPAVALVAPRIVALEPDSSALAKYEHARSSLDLGSRESAVVAGGPVSYVPSAALLVRRDALVACGGFDETMHVAEDVDLCRRLQTSGWRLRYEPISRVAHDHRTRFRTWLTRKAFYGTGAAPLAERHPGSVPPMVMSVWTLLTCVAIASFTRIGVIAAVLTQVATFVRLRRMFSELDRPDRIAGMLTAQGFAGGLWQVASAVCRHYWPVTVVAAVFSRRVRRAVLACAVAEGIWDWKTHRESGGLDPVRYLLYKRLDDLAYGAGLWKGALDARTAAALVPDIRK, via the coding sequence GTGAGTCGGGCGATCACTCCACAGGCGACCTCCCCGGAGGCGGCACAGCCCCGGGCGACCCGGCTCCCCGACGGTTTCGGTGTGCGCATCGACGCACGGGTACGCAGCTTCGCCGGAGGGCGCGTCCTCGTCGGAGGATCACCTACGCGCATTCTCAAGCTCGCACCCGCCGCCGCAGCGATGATCGACGAGGACTTCGTCGAGGTCGTCGACGCGCAGAGCGCCGCGGTCGCGCGCCGCCTGCTCGATTCGGGAATCGGGAACCCACGCCCGACGAAGCTGCCGCCGAGTTCCGCCGTCACCGTGGTCGTCCCCGTCAAGGACAATCCGTCCGGCCTCGCGCGTTTGCTCGCCGCCGTCGAAGGGCACGAGGTCGTGGTCGTCGACGACGGTTCCGAGAAGCCGGTCGAGGCGCCGGAACGCGGTCGCGTCCGGGTGATCCGCCACGAGACCTCACGCGGTCCCGCAGCGGCCCGGAACACCGGATTGCAGCAGGTGACAACGGAATTCGTTGCTTTCCTCGATTCCGACGTGGTCCCGCAACTCGGCTGGCTCGAACGATCGCTGGGGCACTTCACCGATCCCGCGGTCGCTCTCGTCGCGCCGCGCATCGTCGCTCTCGAACCCGACAGCAGCGCGCTCGCGAAGTACGAGCACGCACGTTCGTCGCTCGACCTCGGCAGCCGGGAATCCGCCGTGGTCGCGGGTGGTCCGGTCTCGTACGTGCCGAGCGCGGCGCTGCTCGTGCGCCGCGACGCGCTCGTCGCCTGCGGCGGTTTCGACGAGACGATGCACGTGGCCGAGGATGTCGATCTGTGCCGGCGACTGCAGACCTCGGGGTGGCGGTTGCGGTACGAGCCCATCTCGCGGGTCGCGCACGACCATCGCACCCGCTTCCGGACGTGGTTGACGCGCAAGGCATTCTACGGAACCGGTGCGGCCCCGCTCGCCGAGCGGCATCCGGGTTCCGTCCCACCGATGGTGATGTCTGTCTGGACGCTCCTCACGTGCGTCGCGATCGCGAGTTTCACCCGCATCGGGGTGATCGCAGCGGTACTGACCCAGGTGGCCACCTTCGTGCGGCTGCGACGGATGTTCTCCGAGCTCGACCGGCCGGACCGCATCGCCGGGATGCTCACGGCCCAGGGATTCGCCGGTGGACTGTGGCAGGTGGCGTCGGCGGTGTGCCGGCACTACTGGCCCGTGACGGTCGTCGCAGCGGTGTTCTCTCGCCGGGTGCGTCGAGCGGTTCTGGCTTGTGCTGTGGCCGAAGGTATCTGGGACTGGAAGACGCACCGCGAGAGCGGCGGTCTCGATCCCGTCCGGTACCTGCTCTACAAGCGACTCGACGACCTCGCCTACGGCGCGGGGCTGTGGAAGGGTGCGCTCGACGCCCGCACGGCGGCCGCGCTCGTACCCGACATCCGGAAGTGA
- the mftE gene encoding mycofactocin biosynthesis peptidyl-dipeptidase MftE, translating to MRELADACWTDIEPDRVTVAVPIGALEQHGPHLPLDTDTRIATAVAAALPEVVLAPPLPYGASGEHEGFAGTVSIGAEVTKALIVEYGRSVCRWAKRVVFVNGHGGNAYPLIEAVSLLRYEGRDAAWLPCAVPGSDAHAGVTETSLLLHLAPGTVDMTRAAVGATEPIGALMPRLREAGIVSVSANGVLGDPTEATAELGARLFASLVERASAQVARWQPGTEGRLR from the coding sequence ATGCGGGAGCTCGCCGACGCCTGTTGGACGGACATCGAACCCGACCGGGTGACGGTGGCCGTCCCGATCGGTGCGCTCGAACAACACGGCCCGCACCTTCCCCTCGACACCGACACCCGGATCGCGACTGCTGTCGCCGCGGCGCTGCCCGAGGTGGTCCTCGCCCCGCCGCTGCCCTACGGAGCGAGCGGCGAACACGAAGGTTTCGCCGGCACCGTCTCGATCGGGGCCGAGGTGACGAAGGCGCTGATCGTCGAATACGGCAGGTCGGTGTGCCGATGGGCGAAGCGGGTCGTCTTCGTCAACGGGCACGGCGGCAACGCCTATCCGCTGATCGAGGCGGTGAGCCTCCTGCGATACGAAGGCCGCGACGCTGCTTGGCTTCCGTGCGCGGTGCCCGGATCCGACGCCCACGCCGGTGTCACGGAGACGAGTCTGCTGCTGCACCTGGCACCCGGGACGGTCGACATGACACGGGCCGCGGTCGGAGCGACGGAACCGATCGGAGCACTGATGCCACGACTGCGCGAAGCCGGTATCGTCTCGGTGTCCGCGAACGGAGTGCTGGGAGACCCCACCGAGGCCACCGCAGAACTCGGCGCGCGCCTGTTCGCGAGTCTGGTCGAGCGGGCGAGTGCACAGGTCGCCCGGTGGCAGCCGGGAACGGAAGGAAGGCTTCGGTGA